A single region of the Triticum dicoccoides isolate Atlit2015 ecotype Zavitan chromosome 2B, WEW_v2.0, whole genome shotgun sequence genome encodes:
- the LOC119365252 gene encoding WAS/WASL-interacting protein family member 3-like produces MAAHATAAAAAPLPPPSEPTAAFGTKPPPSPPPPPLSADESDAPPKKRKLEELGFHDSPYYRIREAVANLRGRFLQVCQATDSQKKAAALEILKEIKVVMELSKKMRLDISAAAEPAKPSDIPAVRDVTNKPAGKVPSGGKNQVPQIGQDKGKKVPLKPVSSQTPAVGIRRKANPSDTANHGNQLLGGRLQGSYVVGGSPMGWNFLMWPGGKAVYYGLTKAEWLARQAAE; encoded by the exons ATGGCAGctcacgccaccgccgccgccgccgcgcctcttcCGCCGCCATCGGAGCCGACGGCCGCCTTCGGTACGAAGCCGCCGCctagtccgccgccgccgccgctttcggccgacgagtccgacgcgccgccaaagaagcggaagctggagGAGTTGGGGTTTCACGACTCGCCCTACTACAGGATCAGAGAAGCTGTCGCCAACCTCCGCGGCCGCTTCCTTCAG GTTTGCCAAGCTACTGATTCCCAAAAGAAAGCTGCTGCTCTCGAGATCCTGAAAG AGATAAAAGTTGTCATGGAATTATCCAAGAAAATGCGGCTTGATATCTCTGCTGCTGCTGAGCCTGCTAAACCATCAGATATACCTGCAGTTAGAGATGTCACGAACAAACCTGCAGGAAAAGTTCCATCTGGAGGGAAGAATCAAGTGCCCCAGATTGGCCAGGATAAAGGCAAGAAGGTACCACTCAAGCCTGTAAGCTCGCAGACTCCTGCCGTGGGGATTCGTCGAAAAGCCAATCCAAGTGACACGGCAAACCATGGCAATCAGCTGCTGGGCGGGCGCTTGCAAGGGTCTTACGTCGTTGGTGGATCTCCCATGGGCTGGAATTTTCTCATGTGGCCTGGAGGTAAAGCAGTCTACTATGGCTTGACCAAAGCAGAGTGGTTGGCACGTCAAGCTGCAGAGTGA
- the LOC119361062 gene encoding uncharacterized protein LOC119361062, giving the protein MNYPVGFRFAPTDEELVEYYLLPRLQGRQHVPNDAIIEDNVYQCHPDELVNGKYKDKGQDNNWFFLTSRTRKYVNGGRPARSTDDGRGRWKASTGTTEVVGATVTYKESGLAYHEGPIKTEKKTKWLMHELTVPEYENKLDKSGVRPKSDTLDEYVMCRIYVTPRKRKRNDDEAGPSGTSEEFTCQEPGLVETAGPKLSERQAGKRPVEPEQPAPPPPDRCFGPQDGMQVRRFGTATGYPHGGTGLTMVCNPYASMAWPPVAFTGEMTEYGAATPPHGYFAQATMMRQMGATSAQAFGPPPATLLRRPQMTQKQPETEEMRQKRVYQQHVNEMVMCGMMQQPGNASYAAQQPRPIAIMKQEQQQPYFGAGVNNHHVAPQFLPCNDQTVQVQNWQCSLAVPDSGGAATMPTTVKAEEDVETGAANEGTDVNGDCNSDGEKPFGKVETNKGPFG; this is encoded by the exons ATGAACTACCCGGTGGGGTTCCGCTTCGCCCCGACGGACGAGGAGCTGGTCGAGTActacctcctgccccggctgcaagGCCGGCAACACGTGCCCAACGACGCCATCATCGAGGACAACGTCTACCAGTGCCACCCCGACGAGCTCGTCAACG GCAAGTACAAGGACAAGGGACAAGACAACAACTGGTTCTTCCTGACGTCGAGGACTCGCAAGTACGTCAACGGCGGCAGGCCGGCCCGGTCGACGGACGACGGCCGGGGGCGGTGGAAGGCGTCGACGGGCACCACGGAGGTCGTCGGCGCCACCGTCACGTACAAGGAGAGCGGCCTCGCCTACCATGAAGGCCCCATCAAGACCGAGAAGAAGACCAAGTGGCTCATGCACGAGCTCACCGTCCCGGAGTACGAGAACAAGCTCGAcaagagcggtgtccggcccaaaTCCGATACG CTGGATGAGTACGTCATGTGCAGGATCTACGTGACGCCGAGGAAGCGGAAAAGGAACGACGATGAGGCGGGCCCCAGCGGGACGTCGGAAGAATTTACGTGTCAGGAGCCCGGGCTGGTGGAGACGGCGGGGCCGAAGCTCTCGGAGCGACAGGCGGGCAAGAGGCCCGTCGAGCCGGAGCAGCCTGCCCCGCCCCCGCCGGACCGATGCTTCGGACCACAAGACGGCATGCAAGTGCGCCGTTTCGGGACTGCTACTGGGTACCCCCACGGTGGAACCGGGCTGACGATGGTATGCAACCCCTATGCATCAATGGCGTGGCCGCCGGTGGCGTTCACCGGCGAGATGACCGAGTACGGGGCCGCCACACCTCCCCATGGCTATTTCGCCCAGGCAACGATGATGCGACAAATGGGCGCCACGTCCGCGCAAGCGTTCGGACCACCGCCGGCGACTCTCCTGCGACGTCCACAGATGACGCAGAAGCAGCCGGAGACGGAAGAGATGCGCCAGAAGCGAGTGTATCAGCAACATGTGAACGAAATGGTGATGTGCGGCATGATGCAACAGCCTGGAAATGCGTCTTACGCTGCGCAGCAGCCGCGGCCGATTGCGATCATGAAGCAGGAGCAGCAGCAACCATACTTTGGCGCTGGAGTCAACAATCATCATGTGGCCCCTCAGTTTTTGCCTTGTAACGATCAAACTGTCCAAGTTCAGAATTGGCAGTGCAGTTTGGCGGTCCCAGACTCTGGCGGCGCGGCAACGATGCCGACGACGGTCAAGGCGGAGGAGGATGTAGAGACTGGGGCCGCAAACGAGGGGACCGACGTCAATGGGGATTGCAACAGTGATGGCGAGAAGCCCTTTGGGAAGGTTGAGACTAATAAGGGTCCGTTTGGTTGA
- the LOC119365253 gene encoding cis-zeatin O-glucosyltransferase 1-like — protein sequence MAVDSMESVAFVAVPFPAQGHLNQLMHLSLLAASRGLSVHYAAPAAHLRQARSRLHGWDPQALGSLQFHDLGVSTFESPAPDPTAPCPFPNHLMSMWQTFTTAARAPLAALLESLSATHRRVVVVHDRLNSFAAVEAARLSNGESFALQCVAISYNIGWLDTEHPLLRDNDLQFHPIDACMSKEFLEYVFQTEKEMEEQGGVPTAGMVMNTCRALEGDFMDAIAAHPVFKDQKLFAVGPLNPLLDASARTPATTRHDCMEWLDKQPPSSVLYVSFGTTSSLLGEQIAELAAALKGSKQRFIWVLREADRADIFKEPGESLHDKLLSEFTKETEGTGLVITGWAPQLEILAHGATAAFMSHCGWNSTMESLSHGKPILAWPMHSDQPWDAELLCKYLKAGLLVRPWEKHSEVVPAAAIQEVIEEAMLTDKGMAVRQRAKVLGEAVRAAVADGGSSSKGLDDFVAYVTR from the coding sequence ATGGCGGTTGACTCCATGGAATCGGTGGCCTTCGTCGCGGTGCCCTTCCCGGCGCAGGGCCACCTGAACCAGCTCATGCACCTCTCCCTGCTGGCCGCGTCGCGGGGGCTCTCCGTGCACTACGCGGCGCCCGCGGCGCACCTCCGGCAGGCCCGCTCGCGCCTGCACGGCTGGGATCCGCAGGCCCTCGGCTCCCTCCAGTTCCACGACCTCGGCGTCTCCACGTTCGAGTCCCCGGCGCCCGACCCGACCGCCCCGTGCCCCTTCCCGAACCacctcatgtccatgtggcagaccTTCACCACCGCCGCGCGCGCCCCGCTCGCCGCCCTCCTGGAGAGCCTCTCGGCCACCCACCGCCGCGTGGTCGTCGTGCACGACAGGCTCAACTCCTTCGCCGCCGTCGAGGCGGCGCGGCTGAGCAACGGCGAGTCGTTCGCGCTGCAGTGCGTGGCCATCTCGTACAAcatcgggtggctggacaccgagcACCCGCTCCTGCGCGACAACGACCTCCAGTTCCACCCCATCGACGCCTGCATGTCCAAGGAGTTCCTGGAGTATGTCTtccagacggagaaggagatggaggaacaggggggcgtgcccaccgccGGCATGGTCATGAACACGTGCCGCGCACTCGAGGGCGACTTCATGGACGCCATTGCGGCCCACCCGGTGTTCAAGGACCAGAAGCTCTTCGCAGTTGGGCCACTGAACCCGCTGCTGGACGCGAGCGCCCGGACGCCGGCGACGACGCGGCACGACTGCATGGAGTGGCTCGACAAGCAGCCGCCGTCATCGGTGCTCTACGTGTCCTTCGGGACGACGTCGTCTCTCCTGGGAGAGCAAATCGCGGAGCTGGCAGCGGCACTCAAGGGCAGCAAGCAGAGGTTCATCTGGGTATTGCGCGAGGCTGACCGTGCCGACATATTCAAGGAGCCCGGCGAGAGCCTGCACGACAAGCTGCTCTCTGAGTTCACTAAAGAAACCGAGGGGACTGGGCTGGTGATCACCGGGTGGGCGCCGCAGCTGGAGATCCTGGCGCACGGCGCCACGGCGGCATTCATGAGCCACTGCGGCTGGAACTCGACCATGGAGAGCCTGAGCCACGGCAAGCCGATTCTGGCATGGCCAATGCATTCCGACCAGCCGTGGGACGCGGAGCTTCTCTGCAAGTACCTCAAGGCCGGGCTCCTGGTGAGGCCATGGGAGAAGCACAGCGAGGTGGTGCCGGCGGCGGCCATCCAGGAGGTGATCGAGGAGGCGATGCTCACGGACAAAGGGATGGCGGTGCGGCAGCGGGCGAAGGTGCTCGGCGAGGCCGTTCgcgccgccgtggcagacggcggcTCCTCGAGCAAAGGCCTCGACGACTTCGTTGCTTACGTCACGAGGTGA